In one Capricornis sumatraensis isolate serow.1 chromosome 1, serow.2, whole genome shotgun sequence genomic region, the following are encoded:
- the CRB2 gene encoding protein crumbs homolog 2 yields the protein MALARPGTWDPRPSAPLLLLLLLLHRAPVLALPAGTVPSETPGACASDPCAPGTKCQATENAGYTCVPPEPRGCASQPCHHGALCVPQGPGPDDFRCYCVPGFQGPHCELDIDECASRPCHHGATCRNLADRYECHCPLGYEGVTCETEVDECASGPCLHGGSCLDGVGSYRCVCAPGYGGASCQLDLDECQSQPCAHGGVCRDLVNGFQCDCADTGYEGERCDLEVLECASAPCANNASCLEGLGSFRCLCWPGYSGERCEVDEDECAVGPCQHGGRCLQRSDPTLYGGVQATFPGDFSFRQAAGFVCHCPPGFEGNDCGEDVDECASRPCLSGGLCQDLPNGFQCHCPDGYTGPTCQEDMDECLSEPCLHGGTCEDTVAGYICGCPEAWGGPDCSVPLTGCQGHTCPPTATCIPTFESGVHSYTCRCPPGTHGPFCGQNTTFSMVAGNPVRASVPAGSSLGLALRFRTTIRVGALATCSDTQGSVELALVEARLQATLHGKNVLVLRLLEPPLSDGHWHRVEVTLRLGLLELRLWHEGCPARLCVASSPVATAAPAPTPAGSRFTQLGGVAFAGCLQDVQVDGHLLLPEDLGENVFLGCRHQEHCQPPPCAHGGVCVDLWTHFHCDCPRPYSGPTCADEVPAATFGLGGTLSSASFLLDQLPGPNLTVSFLLRTREPAGLLLQLTNDSAAGLTVFLSEGQIRAEALGSPALVLPGRWDDGLRHLVTLSFGPDQLWGVGQQVHVGGRLLPADAEPWGGPFRGCMQDVRLNDLHLPFFLPLLGNSSLPSVPGRGQSWNLTMGCVSEDTCNPEPCLNGGTCLVTWNDFHCTCPANFTGPTCAQQLWCPGQPCLPPATCEEVPDGFVCVAEATFREGPPAEFSGHNASSGSALSGLSLVFRTRDSEAGLLRAEDGPAAVWLAVRNGSLAAGVCSGPGLPRAVLPAPGPRVADGAWHRVRLAMEQPEAAASRWLLWLDGAATPVSLRGLAGDLDFLRGPGAARVLLAQNFTGCLGRVALGGHPLPLARPRPGAAPGSREPFSARPGAPAPHLGCRGAPVCVPSPCLHGGVCRDLFDAFACACGPGWEGPRCEDRADPCRSAPCARGRCHAHPDGRFECRCPPGFSGPRCRLPVPPEGCSLNITCLNGGQCEEGPQGANCSCQESFAGQRCQIPCEANPCLNGGTCRAAGGVYQCICNARFSGQFCEVVKGLPLPLPFPLLEVAVPAACACLLLLLLGLLSGILAARKRRQSEGTYSPSQQEVAGARLEMDSVLKVPPEERLI from the exons GGACGGTGCCTTCAGAGACCCCGGGCGCCTGCGCCTCAGACCCGTGCGCTCCAGGGACCAAGTGCCAGGCTACAGAGAATGCTGGCTACACCTGCGTGCCCCCAGAACCCCGGGGCTGTGCCAGTCAGCCATGCCACCACGGCGCCCTGTGTGtgccccagggcccagggcctGATGACTTCCGCTGCTACTGTGTGCCCGGATTTCAGGGGCCACACTGTGAGCTGGACATTGACGAGTGTGCGTCCCGGCCCTGCCACCATGGGGCCACTTGCCGCAACCTGGCTGACCGCTACGAGTGCCACTGCCCCCTCGGCTATGAAG GCGTGACTTGCGAGACGGAGGTGGACGAGTGCGCCTCGGGGCCCTGCCTGCACGGGGGCTCGTGCCTGGACGGCGTGGGCTCCTACCGCTGTGTGTGCGCCCCGGGCTACGGGGGCGCCAGCTGCCAGCTGGACCTGGACGAGTGCCAGAGCCAGCCGTGCGCACACGGGGGCGTGTGCCGCGACCTGGTCAATGG GTTCCAGTGCGACTGCGCGGACACGGGCTACGAGGGCGAGCGCTGCGACCTGGAGGTGCTGGAGTGCGCGTCGGCGCCCTGCGCGAACAACGCGTCCTGCCTGGAGGGCCTCGGGAGCTTCCGCTGCCTCTGCTGGCCAG GCTACAGTGGTGAGCGGTGCGAAGTGGATGAGGACGAGTGTGCGGTGGGCCCCTGCCAGCATGGGGGCCGGTGCCTGCAGCGCTCGGATCCGACCCTCTATGGGGGCGTCCAGGCCACTTTCCCCGGTGACTTCAGCTTTCGCCAGGCTGCTGGCTTCGTGTGCCACTGCCCTCCAGGCTTTGAGG GGAACGACTGCGGCGAGGATGTGGACGAGTGTGCCTCACGGCCGTGCCTCAGTGGAGGCCTCTGCCAGGACCTGCCCAATGGATTCCAGTGCCACTGTCCAGATGGCTACACAG GCCCGACGTGTCAGGAAGACATGGACGAATGCCTGTCGGAGCCCTGCCTCCACGGTGGGACCTGTGAAGACACCGTGGCAGGCTACATCTGTGGGTGCCCCGAGGCCTGGGGTGGACCGGATTGTTCTGTGCCACTCACCGGCTGCCAGGGCCACACTTGCCCACCGACTGCCACCTGCATCCCTACCTTCGAGTCAGGGGTTCACAGTTACACCTGCCGCTGCCCACCTGGTACCCATGGGCCTTTCTGTGGCCAGAATACTacgttctccatggtggctgggAACCCTGTACGGGCTTCGGTGCCAGCTGGCAGCTCCCTAGGTCTGGCCCTGAGATTTCGTACCACAATACGTGTGGGTGCCTTGGCCACGTGCTCTGACACTCAAGGCAGCGTGGAGCTGGCACTGGTGGAGGCCAGGCTTCAGGCCACACTCCACGGCAAGAATGTGCTCGTCCTGAGGCTGCTGGAACCACCCCTCAGTGATGGCCACTGGCACCGAGTGGAGGTGACGCTCCGCCTGGGGCTCCTGGAGTTGCGGCTCTGGCATGAAGGCTGTCCCGCCCGGCTCTGTGTGGcctccagtcccgtggccacggCTGCCCCGGCCCCCACGCCTGCTGGGTCCCGCTTCACCCAGCTGGGCGGCGTGGCTTTTGCGGGCTGCCTCCAGGATGTGCAGGTGGATGGGCATCTCCTGCTGCCCGAGGACCTTGGCGAGAATGTCTTCCTGGGCTGCCGGCACCAGGAGCACTGCCAGCCTCCGCCTTGTGCCCACGGAGGGGTCTGCGTGGACCTGTGGACTCACTTCCATTGTGACTGCCCCCGGCCCTACAGTGGTCCCACATGTGCTGATG AGGTTCCTGCTGCCACCTTTGGCTTGGGGGGcaccctgagctctgcctccttcctACTCGACCAGCTGCCAGGCCCGAACCTCACCGTGTCCTTCCTCCTCCGCACCCGGGAACCCGCTGGCCTTCTGCTCCAGCTCACCAACGATTCAGCTGCTGGCCTGACAGTGTTCCTGAGCGAGGGCCAGATCCGGGCGGAGGCGCTGGGCAGTCCTGCTCTGGTGCTCCCGGGGCGCTGGGATGACGGGCTCCGCCACCTGGTGACACTCAGCTTCGGGCCCGATCAGCTGTGGGGTGTGGGGCAGCAGGTGCACGTGGGCGGCAGGCTCCTCCCTGCTGACGCTGAGCCCTGGGGTGGGCCCTTCCGAGGCTGCATGCAGGACGTGCGACTCAACGACCTCCACCTCCCCTTCTTTCTACCACTGCTGGGGAACTCCAGCCTGCCCAGCGTGCCCGGCCGCGGGCAGTCCTGGAACCTCACCATGGGCTGCGTCTCTGAGGACACATGCAAT CCGGAGCCCTGTCTCAATGGTGGGACTTGCCTTGTCACCTGGAATGACTTCCACTGCACCTGCCCTGCCAACTTCACCGGGCCCACGTGTGCCCAGCAGCTGTGGTGTCCTGGCCAGCCCTGTCTCCCTCCTGCCACCTGTGAGGAGGTCCCTGATGGCTTTGTCT GTGTGGCGGAGGCCACGTTCCGCGAGGGACCCCCGGCGGAATTCAGCGGGCACAACGCGTCATCGGGCAGCGCGCTCAGCGGCCTCTCGCTGGTCTTCCGCACGCGCGACTCGGAGGCAGGGCTGTTGCGCGCTGAGGACGGCCCGGCCGCCGTGTGGCTGGCGGTGCGCAACGGCTCGCTGGCGGCAGGCGTGTGCAGCGGCCCCGGTTTGCCCCGCGCGGTGCTGCCAGCGCCCGGGCCGCGTGTGGCCGACGGCGCCTGGCACCGCGTGCGCCTGGCCATGGAGCAGCCCGAGGCCGCCGCGTCGCGCTGGCTGCTCTGGCTGGACGGCGCGGCGACGCCGGTGTCATTGCGTGGCCTGGCCGGCGACCTGGACTTCCTGCGCGGCCCGGGCGCCGCGCGCGTCCTGCTGGCCCAGAACTTCACGGGCTGCCTGGGCCGCGTGGCGCTCGGCGGCCACCCGCTACCCTTGGCGCGCCCGCGGCCCGGCGCGGCCCCCGGCTCCCGCGAGCCCTTCTCGGCCCGGCCCGGAGCGCCCGCCCCGCACCTCGGCTGCCGCGGCGCTCCCGTGTGTGTCCCCTCGCCCTGCCTGCACGGCGGCGTCTGCCGCGACCTCTTCGACGCCTTCGCCTGCGCCTGCGGCCCGGGCTGGGAGGGCCCGCGCTGCGAGGACCGCGCCGACCCGTGTCGCTCGGCGCCCTGCGCCCGCGGCCGCTGCCATGCGCACCCAGACGGTCGCTTCGAGTGCCGCTGCCCGCCTGGCTTTTCAGGCCCGCGCTGCAG GTTGCCTGTCCCACCAGAGGGGTGCAGTCTGAACATCACCTGTCTCAACGGTGGCCAGTGTGAGGAGGGTCCCCAGGGGGCCAACTGCAGCTGCCAGGAGAGCTTTGCTGGGCAGAG GTGTCAGATCCCCTGTGAAGCCAACCCTTGCTTGAATGGGGGCACCTGCCGGGCAGCTGGTGGGGTGTACCAATGTATCTGCAATGCCAGGTTCTCAGGCCAGTTCTGCGAAGTGGTG AAGGGCCTACCGCTGCCGCTGCCGTTCCCGCTGCTGGAGGTGGCAGTGCCTGCGGCCTgcgcctgcctcctcctcctcctcttgggcCTCCTCTCAGGGATCCTGGCGGCCAGAAAGCGCCGCCAGTCGGAGGGAACCTACAGCCCGAGCCAGCAGGAGGTGGCTGGAGCCCGGCTGGAGATGGACAGCGTCCTCAAGGTGCCGCCCGAGGAGAGACTCATCTAG